From one Peredibacter starrii genomic stretch:
- a CDS encoding energy transducer TonB family protein, with translation MGRSWWANSKRVFLALLIIFSLIHLGTMLLRLKILDRTKYTPVAKTRPPIKVDLRKLPPSSQSPFKKQIVESEDGGEKKKVKGAYLSDKDRAFDKETIAKRVDPFNKGAKAGGGEKGDADKSKKGSEGKKKNIASGKGRPNKGMKLSDLGAHVGQPDPFMEAAKEYSSKKKGNGGDPNLPGRSVSSTNDHVEEVPLGDMTHLNTVEYKYYGFYHRIKQRLEQFWGRSIQEKAQQLAKAGRTVASDDELVTSLQITMNHLGEVLEISITGASGIKELDDAAIESFNQAGPFPNPPKGLLQDGKVTIEWGFVVNT, from the coding sequence ATGGGGCGCTCTTGGTGGGCCAATAGCAAAAGAGTATTTCTCGCACTGTTGATTATCTTTTCTCTAATTCACTTAGGGACAATGCTTCTGCGCCTGAAGATCCTTGATCGCACCAAATACACGCCTGTGGCCAAAACCAGACCTCCTATCAAAGTAGATTTGCGTAAACTTCCTCCGTCATCTCAATCCCCTTTTAAAAAACAAATCGTTGAGTCAGAAGATGGGGGAGAGAAAAAGAAGGTCAAAGGGGCCTATCTCAGTGATAAAGACCGGGCCTTTGATAAGGAAACCATCGCTAAGCGAGTCGATCCATTTAATAAAGGGGCAAAGGCCGGTGGCGGTGAGAAAGGTGACGCTGACAAGAGTAAGAAAGGATCAGAGGGTAAGAAGAAAAACATCGCCTCGGGTAAAGGAAGGCCCAATAAAGGCATGAAGCTTTCAGACCTTGGTGCACATGTTGGACAACCAGACCCGTTCATGGAGGCGGCGAAAGAATACTCGAGTAAAAAGAAGGGCAATGGAGGAGATCCTAATCTTCCCGGTAGAAGTGTGAGCTCAACCAATGATCATGTGGAAGAAGTGCCATTGGGTGATATGACTCATCTGAATACTGTTGAATACAAATACTATGGATTCTATCACCGTATTAAACAACGCTTAGAGCAGTTCTGGGGAAGAAGTATTCAGGAAAAGGCCCAGCAGCTTGCTAAGGCCGGAAGGACTGTGGCGTCAGATGATGAACTGGTGACTTCATTGCAAATTACGATGAATCATTTAGGTGAAGTTTTAGAGATTAGCATCACTGGAGCGAGTGGAATTAAAGAACTCGATGATGCGGCCATAGAATCCTTCAATCAGGCGGGACCATTTCCAAACCCACCCAAAGGGCTTCTCCAAGATGGGAAGGTCACTATTGAGTGGGGCTTTGTGGTAAATACTTAA
- a CDS encoding M28 family metallopeptidase yields the protein MKFLILGLFMLGLFLGLSAGPKDDHVYQVISSHPHDVEELKNHTETIHQKGRLWIVRLKENAPKELLEHLRPLRGGEDHYSFVGRLITNKVFKSKPVDYRGLINQLSLENIKNEVYWLSNFETRYAGSDENQLATNGVAKKLESLGYTVKKICYHPEACSLVAEKTGTILNREVIMVMGHIDSVGEYFAGADDNASGVSVILEMARVLKDYNNNKTIRFFISNGEELGLIGSTQYATQLERAKQLKNISLVINMDMVGYNTTGVVELETDPEFEEHAQWMAGVAAKYTKLKTKISLGAYGSDHVPFLQRGVPTVQTIEDWENKNPCYHMECDRPDALNYEYATEVARLNLAAVLLKDNE from the coding sequence ATGAAATTTCTTATTCTTGGTCTCTTCATGCTTGGTCTATTTTTGGGTCTCAGTGCGGGCCCCAAGGACGATCATGTTTACCAAGTGATTAGTAGTCACCCTCATGACGTTGAGGAGTTAAAAAACCACACTGAAACCATTCATCAAAAAGGCAGACTTTGGATCGTTCGCTTAAAAGAAAATGCACCAAAGGAACTACTGGAGCATCTTAGACCTCTGCGTGGTGGTGAAGATCATTATTCATTCGTTGGCAGACTGATTACCAACAAAGTGTTCAAGTCAAAACCGGTTGATTATCGCGGATTGATTAATCAGCTTTCTCTGGAAAACATCAAAAACGAAGTTTACTGGCTCTCAAATTTTGAAACTAGATATGCTGGTAGTGACGAAAATCAATTGGCCACAAACGGAGTTGCTAAAAAACTAGAATCTCTTGGTTATACGGTTAAGAAAATTTGCTATCACCCAGAGGCCTGCAGTCTTGTTGCAGAAAAAACCGGCACGATTCTCAATCGTGAAGTGATTATGGTCATGGGCCATATTGATTCAGTAGGAGAGTATTTTGCTGGCGCTGATGATAATGCCAGTGGAGTCAGCGTGATTTTAGAGATGGCACGAGTTCTAAAGGACTATAACAATAATAAAACGATCCGATTTTTTATCTCAAATGGTGAAGAACTTGGTCTCATCGGTTCCACTCAATATGCCACTCAACTTGAGCGTGCAAAACAGTTAAAGAACATCTCACTTGTGATTAATATGGATATGGTTGGCTACAATACAACTGGTGTTGTAGAGCTAGAAACTGATCCTGAGTTTGAAGAACATGCCCAATGGATGGCCGGAGTTGCGGCCAAGTACACTAAGCTTAAAACAAAAATCTCTCTCGGCGCCTATGGCAGTGATCACGTGCCTTTTCTTCAAAGAGGTGTGCCAACTGTTCAGACGATTGAAGATTGGGAAAATAAGAATCCATGTTACCACATGGAATGTGACAGACCCGATGCTCTAAATTATGAGTATGCCACCGAAGTGGCACGACTCAATTTAGCTGCTGTTCTATTAAAAGATAACGAATAA